One window of the Phragmitibacter flavus genome contains the following:
- a CDS encoding response regulator translates to MADENPELMTVKETSEYLRIPLPTVYYLVQRGQLPAIQIGGRWRIKRSLLDRDVLRKEDEGGQPTVLVVDDDPALQALFKQFLKKANLARMVVGTGTEAINLAKKQKFDFVFLDLKLPDIPGDEVYIQLKRMHPDLPIVVITGYPDSEILSKILSTGPVTVIKKPIEFDQLNKAVKQLGHKGAEVLV, encoded by the coding sequence ATGGCTGATGAGAACCCAGAGTTGATGACGGTCAAGGAAACCTCCGAGTATTTGCGGATTCCATTGCCGACGGTTTATTATCTCGTGCAGAGGGGTCAGCTTCCCGCCATTCAGATCGGCGGACGTTGGAGGATCAAGCGGAGCCTGCTGGATCGCGACGTGTTGCGCAAAGAAGATGAGGGTGGTCAGCCGACGGTTTTGGTGGTGGATGATGACCCGGCATTGCAGGCGTTGTTCAAGCAGTTTTTGAAGAAGGCGAACCTGGCGCGAATGGTCGTCGGAACTGGGACTGAGGCGATCAATCTGGCGAAAAAGCAGAAGTTTGATTTCGTATTTTTGGATCTGAAGCTTCCTGATATTCCAGGTGATGAAGTGTATATACAGCTGAAACGGATGCATCCTGATTTGCCAATTGTGGTGATTACGGGCTATCCGGACAGCGAGATCCTGAGTAAAATTCTCTCGACGGGACCGGTGACGGTGATCAAGAAACCGATCGAATTCGATCAGCTGAACAAGGCCGTGAAGCAACTGGGTCACAAAGGTGCGGAAGTGCTGGTTTGA
- a CDS encoding AI-2E family transporter, translating to MSNLNEEEEFTHTSPRGSMRGGRALLTIACIVIVVAGMKAAASFFVPVMVAVFLAVLSFPLMNWLIRHRVPHSLALALTVVVIFSAVAPLIYGTGVLISSFWRDVPMYAERAKTLVDSSAGWLESKGVTDAKVAASQIFDMQGIIDFARQQDVMNRLTSVVGTTFGTVVTLVASCVVVLLVTLFILMEAPGTAERFEAVRQAGGPNLSVMVQSAHDIQKFLGVKTLISVATGVLVVLWCMMFDLRYPLLWGILAFLFNYIPAVGSTAAGLPAIIEALVVHGFGSAVGVALGYALINFCLDSLLQPMLMGRRFGISGLVVVVSVVFWGWLWGPVGMFLAVPLTMMMKVFLENTEEFEWISVAMAKKKFSRSGVILETLDNDDQVLGGGAATEPPR from the coding sequence ATGTCGAACTTGAATGAGGAAGAAGAATTCACACACACTTCGCCGCGCGGGTCGATGAGGGGCGGTCGTGCTTTACTGACGATTGCCTGCATCGTGATTGTGGTCGCGGGGATGAAGGCGGCTGCGAGTTTTTTCGTGCCGGTGATGGTGGCGGTTTTTCTTGCGGTGTTGAGTTTTCCCCTGATGAATTGGTTGATCCGGCATCGGGTTCCTCATTCGCTGGCGTTGGCGCTGACGGTCGTGGTGATTTTCTCTGCGGTGGCACCTTTGATTTACGGGACCGGAGTATTGATTTCCAGCTTTTGGCGAGATGTGCCGATGTATGCGGAACGGGCAAAAACGTTGGTGGACAGCAGTGCGGGATGGTTGGAGTCCAAAGGAGTGACGGATGCAAAAGTGGCCGCAAGCCAGATTTTTGACATGCAGGGTATTATCGATTTTGCAAGACAGCAGGATGTGATGAACCGGTTGACCTCGGTGGTCGGGACGACCTTTGGAACAGTCGTGACATTGGTGGCGTCGTGCGTGGTGGTTCTGTTGGTGACGTTGTTCATCTTGATGGAGGCACCGGGAACGGCGGAGCGGTTTGAAGCGGTGAGACAGGCGGGAGGTCCCAATCTGAGCGTGATGGTGCAGTCGGCTCACGACATTCAGAAATTCCTGGGAGTGAAAACTTTGATCAGTGTGGCGACGGGGGTTTTGGTGGTGTTGTGGTGCATGATGTTCGACCTGCGATATCCGCTGTTGTGGGGAATTTTGGCATTTTTGTTCAACTACATTCCTGCGGTGGGTTCGACGGCCGCAGGGCTTCCGGCCATCATCGAGGCCTTGGTGGTGCATGGCTTCGGTTCGGCCGTCGGAGTGGCTTTGGGTTATGCATTGATCAATTTTTGCCTCGACAGCCTGTTGCAGCCGATGCTGATGGGACGAAGGTTCGGCATCTCCGGCCTCGTGGTGGTGGTGTCGGTGGTGTTTTGGGGCTGGCTGTGGGGTCCGGTGGGGATGTTTCTCGCGGTGCCGTTGACCATGATGATGAAGGTGTTTTTGGAGAACACTGAGGAGTTCGAGTGGATCTCGGTGGCGATGGCGAAAAAGAAATTTAGCCGATCTGGGGTCATCCTGGAGACTTTGGACAACGATGATCAGGTGCTGGGCGGGGGTGCGGCAACCGAGCCCCCTCGATAG
- a CDS encoding leucine-rich repeat domain-containing protein — protein MITSKLRLLAGPLFVGTFAFACSSVHAQEPAPAAPPAEVKPNPAPVAAPAPTKPVEAAKPAAVPAAAPKVEPAPVPAKPEAKKPEEKKPDAKKPEEKKPETPKPAPAPTKAADKPKPEAAKTAPKPAPVPAVIFKDKNLEAAVRKQVFAKRDSKEPLTIADVENISMVRGEDSQIADLSGLEKCVSLAQLELAGNAVKDVSPLKGLKRLQYVDLARNQVADITSLGTLKAMQYLDLTGNRVQDVKALGEVPALTSAYLAGNQIKDASALFKLPKLSSLYLENNQLTSIEGIGSLKWLGMLSLKGNQLTNLAPLEPLKGLRFLFLENNQIADITPLHGMLKKDMDGERRFAPYLNLYLKGNPLTDASKQQLEELKALKLRVD, from the coding sequence ATGATCACATCAAAACTTCGATTGCTTGCTGGTCCACTTTTTGTTGGGACATTTGCCTTTGCCTGCTCTTCAGTCCATGCGCAGGAACCGGCTCCTGCCGCGCCTCCGGCAGAGGTAAAGCCAAATCCGGCACCAGTGGCTGCGCCCGCGCCGACAAAACCTGTCGAGGCAGCCAAACCTGCAGCGGTTCCAGCTGCGGCTCCGAAAGTTGAGCCTGCACCTGTCCCCGCCAAACCCGAAGCCAAAAAGCCTGAGGAAAAGAAACCCGACGCCAAAAAACCTGAAGAGAAAAAGCCCGAAACGCCCAAACCTGCTCCTGCACCGACGAAGGCTGCGGACAAACCGAAGCCCGAAGCGGCCAAAACCGCACCCAAGCCTGCCCCGGTGCCGGCGGTGATTTTCAAAGACAAAAATCTTGAGGCGGCGGTCCGCAAACAGGTGTTCGCCAAACGGGACAGCAAGGAGCCGTTGACGATTGCTGATGTCGAGAACATCTCAATGGTGCGCGGTGAGGACTCGCAGATTGCCGATCTGAGCGGGCTTGAGAAATGTGTTTCGCTGGCGCAGTTGGAACTGGCAGGAAATGCGGTCAAGGATGTGTCGCCGTTGAAAGGGTTGAAGCGGCTTCAGTATGTCGATTTGGCGCGCAACCAGGTCGCCGACATCACGTCACTGGGAACGCTCAAGGCAATGCAATACCTTGACCTTACCGGAAACAGGGTGCAGGACGTGAAGGCGCTGGGGGAGGTTCCGGCGTTGACGTCGGCTTATCTGGCAGGAAACCAGATCAAAGATGCCTCGGCCTTGTTCAAGCTGCCCAAGCTTTCGTCCCTTTACCTGGAGAATAACCAACTGACCAGCATCGAAGGGATTGGTTCCTTGAAGTGGCTGGGCATGTTGTCTCTGAAGGGGAATCAATTGACCAACCTGGCACCTCTTGAACCATTGAAGGGTCTGAGATTTCTATTTTTGGAGAACAATCAGATTGCGGATATCACCCCGCTGCATGGAATGCTGAAAAAGGACATGGACGGTGAGCGCCGCTTTGCTCCCTACTTGAACCTGTATTTGAAGGGGAACCCGCTTACCGATGCATCCAAGCAGCAGTTGGAAGAGTTGAAGGCGCTGAAACTGCGGGTGGATTAA
- a CDS encoding L,D-transpeptidase family protein encodes MEQKKQAFKMHDWRGDSVPGKASVVIYLDKQKALFYRDDRIVGWTYVATGISSHPTPTGSFKILEKVVDKHSNLYGKLLDAEGKVVDGDFDTRKKPVPEGHTFSPSHMPLFMRMTNDGVGMHVGRIPRPGRVASHGCIRLPRLMAQKFFSNVQIGTPVEVRAETPPELADLNLDAPPKPAKKKWSLFGRSEN; translated from the coding sequence GTGGAGCAGAAAAAGCAGGCGTTCAAGATGCATGATTGGAGGGGCGATTCGGTCCCCGGCAAGGCGTCCGTGGTGATCTATTTGGATAAACAGAAGGCGCTTTTTTACCGAGACGACCGCATTGTTGGCTGGACCTATGTCGCAACAGGCATCTCTTCTCATCCGACGCCGACCGGCAGCTTCAAGATTCTTGAGAAGGTGGTCGACAAACATTCGAACTTGTATGGAAAACTTTTGGATGCTGAGGGGAAAGTGGTGGATGGCGATTTTGACACACGGAAAAAGCCAGTTCCTGAGGGGCACACCTTCAGTCCGTCGCACATGCCGTTGTTCATGCGCATGACCAATGATGGCGTGGGGATGCACGTGGGCAGAATCCCCCGTCCGGGCCGGGTGGCGTCGCATGGTTGCATTCGCCTGCCACGTTTGATGGCGCAGAAGTTTTTTTCCAACGTGCAGATCGGCACTCCGGTGGAAGTTCGAGCCGAAACTCCGCCAGAGCTGGCGGATCTGAATCTGGATGCTCCACCAAAACCCGCGAAGAAGAAGTGGAGCTTGTTTGGGCGATCTGAAAACTGA